TTCTTCAGCATTGCATTCTTCTTTTCTCTTTTTATTTTGGGGTTGGGCGCACGCCTTAGTTTTCATCGTTCTATTTTTTATTTTTATGTGAGCTCTGCCCTTTGGTTTTTGGGTTTTGCTCTTGGTTTAAGTGCTTGGGTCGATACAGTAACTTTTTTCTGGGGACGCGTTATCTTTTTGAGCATGATTTTGGTTCCAACGACGTTGTTGCATCTTTCTATTGTGGTGACCAATCACTACAGGAGAAAGAGATATTTTCTTTGGATGGCATATTTTGGTGTTATTTTGCTTTTGATTAAGTCTTTGAGGGATCCATTCTTTAATGGTATTGTTGAATATTCCTGGGGTTTTTCTCCAAAAGCCCAAGAGCCGCAGTGGTTGTTTCTTGTTTTTAGCTTTTCTTGTTTTACTTATGCGCTTTTTAATATTTTGCATCATTATCTTGAGTTTCTCAAGCTTCCTCGGAGACGACAATCGGATCTTCCGTATCAACGAAAATTAGAACTTGTGATGGTAGCCTTTGTTTTGACAACGCTAAGCAATATTACCATACTCAATAATTATGGTATTAGCATTTATCCTTTAGGCCCGATATGCTTGTTTCTTGCGATTGTTGTTATGTCGTATGCTCTTGTAAAATATCATAATGCTGCGTTTTTGCTTGAGCTTCGGGCTTTGGGTACAAAAGTGCGCTTGAAAGGGGCAGAGGCCGAGGCCGCTAAAGAAGAAGCTGAAAATATAAAGCTTAAATTGGCGGATGTTGGTAAGGCTGCTATTTTTTCTTCTCTTTCTGCAGGTATTTTGCATCAGATTTGTCAGCCGATTACAGCTATGCATGGACTTGTAAAGTTTATGCGGAGCAACACGGATGAAAAAGATCCACGCTATAAGACCATTGATCTTATTCTTGAACAATCGACATATATCAAGGAGATGCTTAATGATTTGATGGATTTGATGCGTCATAAGGAAGTGAAGAAAGAAAATGTTAATGTTAATGATTGCATGGATCGCGCTTTGCGGCTTGTAAGAGACGAGCTTCGTATTAAACGTGTGAATTGGGATTTTGAGCGTGAAGAGAACCTTCCTAAAGTGCATGCTGATGCAGTGCATCTCCAGGAAACATTTATGAACATTATTATTAACGCGCTAGAAGCCATGGGAGATTTGCCTAGAGGAGAAAAGCGATATATCAAGATGATTTCTGGATTTGACTCTTCAGCCAATGAGGTTTTTGTTATTTTTGAGAATACAGGGTCGACCTTAACGGATGACCAGATGAAATATGTTTTTGAGCCATTTGTATCTAATCGAGAAAAAGGAACAGGGATCGGTCTTGCGCTATGTCGAGATTTAATTGCAGATCACGGCGGTATTATTAGTGTTGAGAATATGGAAGGAAAACAAAAAGGTGTGCGTTTTTATTTGCGTTTTCCTGTTTCTAGTTCGTAACAAAATGAGCGCTGGTGCCTAGAAAGCTTTGGGCGCATTCTTTTAATGTTTCTGATAGTGATGGATGAGGAAAGACAGTCTCGGCAAATTGCCTTGTTGTTAATTGATTTTGAATGGCTAGATTGATTGAGCCAATAAGTTCTCCTGCCTCAGGGCCAACCACAACAGCTCCTATGATATTTCCAAGCTTAGAATCAAAGATTAATTTTATAAATCCATCTCTCTGATTAATGCCAAGTGCGCGGCCGTTGGTCAGCATTGGAATCTTAGATATTTTTATTTCCATATTTTTTTCTTTAGCTTCGACTTCAGTTACGCCACACCATGCAATTTCTGGATCTGTAAAAATAACACAGGGGATTGTTCTTGGTGCTTGCTCATAAGATGGATTTGAAATGAGTTCAATGATGCGATGCGCTTCATCGGAAGCTTTGTGCGCTAAAAGAAGTCCGCCTGAAACATCTCCGATGGCGTAAATATTTTTAGTTGGAGTTTGATTTTTTTTATCAATTTCAATGAAACCGTTTTCATTTAGGGAGATGTTTGCATTTGAAAGATTTAAATTTTTTGTATTTGGGATGCGTCCTGCGGCAATGAGAACTTGATCAAATGTATCCTCAAAAATGTTTTCTTGCGGTCCATTAAAAACAACCAAGATACCTTGGTCTGTTTTTTGATAGCTTTCAACAGCGGTTGAAGCATGAATATTGGATAACGTTTTTGAAAGCTTTTTAGATAGCACAGCGATAGCGTCTTGATCTCCGCCAGGTAAAAGGGTTGGTGCAATTTCGCAAACAGTTACTTCTGAGCCGAAGCTTGAATAGATTGTTGCCATTTCCAGCCCAACATATCCACCGCCGATAATTAGAAGTTTTTTAGGAATAGTTTTTAATTCTAGTGCTTGTTTGGAGAAAATAACACGATCATCTTTTTGAGCATCAGCAAATGGATTAGCTGGTAAAGAACCTGTTGCAATAATACATTTTTCAAAGCTAAGCGTGATTGTTTTGTCCGGTGTTTTTATTTCAAGTGATGTTTCGTTTAAAAATGAAGCAATACCTTCAATCAGAGTGATGCCGCGTTTTTTAAGCAGTAGATTGAGCCCACCGTTTAGCTGTGTAATAACTTTGTTTTTAAAAGATGCGATTTTTTCAAGATCTAAAGAAGGCGCGTTAAAGGTAACGCCTAGATTCGAGGCTTCTTTGCCCGTTGAAATAATTTTAGCAACATGCAAAAGAGCTTTAGATGGGATGCATCCATGATGAAGGCAGGTGCCACCTAGTTTTCCGCTTGAGTCAATTAGGGTGACTTTTAGGCCTTTATCGGCAGCTAAAAAAGCTGCGGTGTATCCAGCTGGGCCTGCGCCAATAATAAAGAGTTGTGCTTGTTGCATTCTGGAATTCTTTTGTTTATGTTGAATTTGTTGTTGCGTCTTTTTTAAAAGTATATCGATAAAACTTTGATGTGTCAATTGTTTGCATTATCGGTTTTTTAGTCAAGGAATTGCGTGAGAATATCATTGTGGTATAATGTCGTTGTTATACTGCTTCTTAATTAAATTTTCTAATTTAGGAAATAGATGAATTTTATTAAGTTAGCGTGTTTTATTAAAATTTTGACGGGAAAAAGATAAATGTTAAATATATCGTTTCAAAGCATTGGGTTAGCGACGCTACAGATTTTCATTACAGGATCGGTTGGTTACATTCTTGGGAAAAAAGGTGTTATTAAAGAGGAAAATTTAAAAACATTAAGCAAGCTTTTGGTTTATATATTTTTGCCTTGTTT
The window above is part of the Candidatus Omnitrophota bacterium genome. Proteins encoded here:
- a CDS encoding ATP-binding protein: MTNLINIIQSPYYYFNISSLIPFVFFSIAFFFSLFILGLGARLSFHRSIFYFYVSSALWFLGFALGLSAWVDTVTFFWGRVIFLSMILVPTTLLHLSIVVTNHYRRKRYFLWMAYFGVILLLIKSLRDPFFNGIVEYSWGFSPKAQEPQWLFLVFSFSCFTYALFNILHHYLEFLKLPRRRQSDLPYQRKLELVMVAFVLTTLSNITILNNYGISIYPLGPICLFLAIVVMSYALVKYHNAAFLLELRALGTKVRLKGAEAEAAKEEAENIKLKLADVGKAAIFSSLSAGILHQICQPITAMHGLVKFMRSNTDEKDPRYKTIDLILEQSTYIKEMLNDLMDLMRHKEVKKENVNVNDCMDRALRLVRDELRIKRVNWDFEREENLPKVHADAVHLQETFMNIIINALEAMGDLPRGEKRYIKMISGFDSSANEVFVIFENTGSTLTDDQMKYVFEPFVSNREKGTGIGLALCRDLIADHGGIISVENMEGKQKGVRFYLRFPVSSS
- the lpdA gene encoding dihydrolipoyl dehydrogenase → MQQAQLFIIGAGPAGYTAAFLAADKGLKVTLIDSSGKLGGTCLHHGCIPSKALLHVAKIISTGKEASNLGVTFNAPSLDLEKIASFKNKVITQLNGGLNLLLKKRGITLIEGIASFLNETSLEIKTPDKTITLSFEKCIIATGSLPANPFADAQKDDRVIFSKQALELKTIPKKLLIIGGGYVGLEMATIYSSFGSEVTVCEIAPTLLPGGDQDAIAVLSKKLSKTLSNIHASTAVESYQKTDQGILVVFNGPQENIFEDTFDQVLIAAGRIPNTKNLNLSNANISLNENGFIEIDKKNQTPTKNIYAIGDVSGGLLLAHKASDEAHRIIELISNPSYEQAPRTIPCVIFTDPEIAWCGVTEVEAKEKNMEIKISKIPMLTNGRALGINQRDGFIKLIFDSKLGNIIGAVVVGPEAGELIGSINLAIQNQLTTRQFAETVFPHPSLSETLKECAQSFLGTSAHFVTN